A stretch of Rhinoderma darwinii isolate aRhiDar2 chromosome 4, aRhiDar2.hap1, whole genome shotgun sequence DNA encodes these proteins:
- the LOC142760601 gene encoding uncharacterized protein LOC142760601 has product MRPAILTVLCLWSCVLAVTPLSQEQVGRITNYIEQNIFKSSQKQYAYFVKFTVTECNKDLQTKDFNEILKIDKDAGIPGKVFNKDEKKKEIYEGNRMVAASFIKEGTYDIHSEFRLLTPDSTSPIIKLLAKSPPAGCVVFFSLSSPCVKTCTNPKGRYNIIDKLNKVKLPESKNRAFAYTKVFIHDKKRPEADVWNNWGELDKKMTLLRCSGNNCIKCFNNGVKDGKCLKD; this is encoded by the exons ATGAGACCTGCTATCCTGACCGTGCTCTGTCTGTGGAGCTGTGTCCTAGCAGTGACACCTCTAAGCCAAGAGCAAGTGGGAAGAATCACAAACTACATTGAGCAAAACATCTTCAA GAGCTCTCAGAAACAGTATGCTTATTTTGTTAAGTTTACTGTAACAGAATGCAACAAAGATTTACAAACTAAGGATTTTAATGAAATACTGAAAATAGACAAAGATGCCGGCATCCCCGGTAAAGTGTTCAATAAagatgaaaaaaagaaagaaatctaTGAGGGAAATCGAATGGTGGCTGCATCCTTCATAAAAGAAGGCACATATGACATTCACTCTGAATTTCGTCTCTTAACCCCTGATTCTACATCCCCCATCATCAAATTATTAGCGAAATCCCCCCCAGCTGGTTGTGTTGTGTTTTTCTCCCTGAGCTCCCCCTGTGTTAAGACCTGTACTAATCCCAAGGGAAGGTACAACATCATTGACAAACTCAACAAAGTCAAACTTCCCGAGTCCAAGAACCGAGCCTTCGCTTACACCAAGGTGTTTATTCACGATAAGAAGAGGCCAGAGGCTGATGTTTGGAATAACTGGGGAGAACTTGATAAAAAAATGACTCTACTTCGTTGCAGCGGGAATAActgcattaaatgctttaataatGGGGTCAAAGACGGAAAGTGTTTAAAGGATTAA